The Branchiostoma floridae strain S238N-H82 chromosome 8, Bfl_VNyyK, whole genome shotgun sequence genome has a segment encoding these proteins:
- the LOC118421084 gene encoding solute carrier family 22 member 21-like, whose translation MEYEDVLRQYLGEFGRYQKLAALLIVLVGPSVGATMFAQAFLAATPAHHCRLYQNDSSAMYGHPSERLNLSVPMENVDGTWRYSSCLMYNRTSAGSNQTVRCSDGWEYDQSVYRSTVVTDVSTMVSHDY comes from the coding sequence ATGGAGTACGAAGATGTATTGCGACAGTACCTCGGTGAGTTCGGCAGGTACCAGAAACTGGCAGCTCTGCTTATCGTCCTGGTCGGTCCGTCTGTCGGGGCAACCATGTTCGCCCAGGCTTTCCTAGCGGCCACACCGGCGCATCACTGCCGCCTCTACCAGAACGACTCCTCGGCGATGTACGGCCACCCTTCCGAGAGGCTCAACTTGAGCGTTCCCATGGAAAACGTGGACGGCACGTGGAGGTACAGCTCTTGTCTGATGTACAATAGAACATCCGCGGGGAGTAACCAAACAGTGAGATGTAGCGACGGTTGGGAGTACGACCAGAGCGTGTATCGCAGCACTGTAGTTACAGACGTAAGTACGATGGTATCTCACGATTACTAA
- the LOC118421083 gene encoding organic cation transporter protein-like isoform X2 produces MVGVSAGGLISGTTSDRFGRRPTVVACIVLQMGSGLAAAFTTDYVALLVLRLLAGGAANGLFYVGLTLAIEVIGSSKRNVVGMTISLSWAVGTVFLGGLAYFLRDWWSLQLALAVMSAPLLSYWWLLPESPRWLLSNNRTKQAKISLQKAAKFNRVTIPDEVYEKVTKLKDKEPGEKSKYNLVDLFRGPGLRMITVTMSLVWFATVAVYYALIIGSADLAGDPYLNFVLGALLEIGLSLVGLVAMERWRRRPVVGGFLFLSGAACLAVAATPTERQDVIRYISLLGRCAIGVAFTTLTVYSPEVFPTVVRTMGVGVANMSSRAGGILSPFVSLLADV; encoded by the exons ATGGTGGGGGTGAGCGCTGGGGGACTCATCTCAGGAACGACATCAGATAG gTTTGGGCGCCGTCCCACAGTTGTAGCCTGTATCGTGCTGCAGATGGGTTCAGGACTGGCTGCTGCCTTCACCACAGATTACGTCGCCTTACTGGTTCTCCGCCTGCTTGCCGGCGGGGCTGCCAACGGTCTCTTCTACGTCGGCTTAACCCTAG CCATAGAAGTCATCGGCTCCTCCAAGCGGAATGTGGTGGGAATGACAATTTCGCTAAGCTGGGCCGTTGGAACTGTGTTTCTCGGAGGTCTTGCGTACTTCTTGCGTGATTGGTGGAGTCTCCAGCTGGCCTTGGCAGTTATGTCAGCGCCGCTCCTCTCGTACTGGTG GCTTCTCCCAGAATCGCCAAGATGGCTTCTGAGCAACAACCGGACCAAGCAAGCCAAAATCAGCCTCCAGAAAGCAGCTAAGTTCAACAGGGTTACCATACCAGATGAGGTTTACGAAAAAGTCACTAAACTGAAGGACAAAGAACCTGGGGAAAAGTCAAAGTACAACCTGGTGGACCTGTTCCGGGGTCCTGGTCTGAGGATGATCACAGTAACGATGTCTTTAGTCTG GTTTGCCACTGTTGCTGTGTACTACGCCTTGATCATTGGTTCTGCTGACCTTGCCGGTGACCCCTACTTGAACTTCGTCCTGGGCGCCCTGCTAGAAATCGGGCTGTCCCTTGTGGGCTTGGTTGCCATGGAGAGGTGGAGGAGGAGGCCTGTGGTTGGTGGATTTCTGTTCCTGTCAGGAGCCGCCTGTTTGGCAGTAGCAGCAACACCAACAG AACGACAGGATGTTATCCGGTACATCTCCCTGCTCGGTCGGTGTGCCATCGGCGTCGCCTTCACAACCCTGACCGTGTACTCCCCGGAGGTCTTCCCCACCGTAGTCAG GACGATGGGTGTTGGCGTGGCTAACATGTCGTCCCGTGCAGGCGGCATCCTGTCCCCGTTCGTGTCCCTGCTGGCGGACGTGTAG
- the LOC118421083 gene encoding organic cation transporter protein-like isoform X1 produces the protein MVGVSAGGLISGTTSDRFGRRPTVVACIVLQMGSGLAAAFTTDYVALLVLRLLAGGAANGLFYVGLTLAIEVIGSSKRNVVGMTISLSWAVGTVFLGGLAYFLRDWWSLQLALAVMSAPLLSYWWLLPESPRWLLSNNRTKQAKISLQKAAKFNRVTIPDEVYEKVTKLKDKEPGEKSKYNLVDLFRGPGLRMITVTMSLVWFATVAVYYALIIGSADLAGDPYLNFVLGALLEIGLSLVGLVAMERWRRRPVVGGFLFLSGAACLAVAATPTERQDVIRYISLLGRCAIGVAFTTLTVYSPEVFPTVVRKQQRKIGTTENRTKPNSNRDLGYIGPVVVSGHVICDNFCHDEF, from the exons ATGGTGGGGGTGAGCGCTGGGGGACTCATCTCAGGAACGACATCAGATAG gTTTGGGCGCCGTCCCACAGTTGTAGCCTGTATCGTGCTGCAGATGGGTTCAGGACTGGCTGCTGCCTTCACCACAGATTACGTCGCCTTACTGGTTCTCCGCCTGCTTGCCGGCGGGGCTGCCAACGGTCTCTTCTACGTCGGCTTAACCCTAG CCATAGAAGTCATCGGCTCCTCCAAGCGGAATGTGGTGGGAATGACAATTTCGCTAAGCTGGGCCGTTGGAACTGTGTTTCTCGGAGGTCTTGCGTACTTCTTGCGTGATTGGTGGAGTCTCCAGCTGGCCTTGGCAGTTATGTCAGCGCCGCTCCTCTCGTACTGGTG GCTTCTCCCAGAATCGCCAAGATGGCTTCTGAGCAACAACCGGACCAAGCAAGCCAAAATCAGCCTCCAGAAAGCAGCTAAGTTCAACAGGGTTACCATACCAGATGAGGTTTACGAAAAAGTCACTAAACTGAAGGACAAAGAACCTGGGGAAAAGTCAAAGTACAACCTGGTGGACCTGTTCCGGGGTCCTGGTCTGAGGATGATCACAGTAACGATGTCTTTAGTCTG GTTTGCCACTGTTGCTGTGTACTACGCCTTGATCATTGGTTCTGCTGACCTTGCCGGTGACCCCTACTTGAACTTCGTCCTGGGCGCCCTGCTAGAAATCGGGCTGTCCCTTGTGGGCTTGGTTGCCATGGAGAGGTGGAGGAGGAGGCCTGTGGTTGGTGGATTTCTGTTCCTGTCAGGAGCCGCCTGTTTGGCAGTAGCAGCAACACCAACAG AACGACAGGATGTTATCCGGTACATCTCCCTGCTCGGTCGGTGTGCCATCGGCGTCGCCTTCACAACCCTGACCGTGTACTCCCCGGAGGTCTTCCCCACCGTAGTCAG AAAGCAGCAAAGAAAGATTGGCACAACAGAAAACAGAACCAAACCCAACAGCAACCGTGACCTCGGCTATATCGGACCTGTTGTTGTTAGTGGCCACGTGATCTGCGACAATTTTTGTCATGATGAGTTTTGA
- the LOC118421081 gene encoding uncharacterized protein LOC118421081 (The sequence of the model RefSeq protein was modified relative to this genomic sequence to represent the inferred CDS: added 173 bases not found in genome assembly), with amino-acid sequence MLRCVALILLAVAHIGNADTNNLRDVEILCSTPEYEVVMTQGAVVVSTTVFDLSLTTAKIRARHRLLKYFRGANDQGLEIPVLPVSVIQTYVPTDLFREVTLSIPLPPDLWDNIPKPLDSKVKIDKMPRSITYRRSVKTRAALGFSVEREAKKLFQILKKNGEPYWDDEDYYYIGQRKSPVDGRTMTKVAIFAMTDRIFDLYTKVEGIERSVKLRVPSCLQSFSPENWEKLDTKLPNVDSYVDLTRAEPGENFCNAPRCPWPEYKVIQKYDSPMEKREYPGLPLVFAAAPTCHLDAAYGMAQRAIYDKLNASGLVKGKPFRLFDSAMGRIYQKQPGEDECNKVFVQSILVPEDVLASEKLPDFLGQEPFDDDIMMDLKVYRRNYPGPITGYVRHFGGFADEEEIYRQGKALREDLDSRGLCYLYNTLYTVEYNRGSRMFDRHNEVMFLAYEAEQCKPEKILHLEPPSHSDEMKRRDLLFPSLDDLCRDNECAERQPVRRFENFIEEKVEIPGSSVCAKQKFCNSVREATKQAVSKLLSYFNGYNKQQQRMDMPRPLFHYINLTSIGKPGCNKEMMTCSFVPKRFAADPPAPVGKDVIMYGATELNGYVMPFGDLNDDQIISTMIGFNKTLAGLEKFGIEYDKLTFGIMEYFAEDEGFEHNALFVPKLQKGIVVAEEGNLVGPTDTGKGNQIHTFVQDMGDNIHEIQMIPKLYACVEIETCNNLYSRKAMVALHDYFGGNNDGNVNLGRPSHLFYHVTQKTIEGCSYGLSGCSAIPEELYEKTPKPTNERVTIFNATRLPGLGYATTLPGMPDGEKFGNAFQKLTTTLDKKDLLVSGYAGFFFRETYPFDTSDEPWYIAYWKKRAESGSEASDEEDTEMPTEGQTEEKTEDEKGQEMPTAVSEASNTAMPDQADDAAVPATEAAAMGSPAATEER; translated from the exons ATGCTGCGGTGCGTAGCCCTGATCCTGTTGGCGGTAGCCCACATTGGCAATGCCGACACTAACAATCTTCGGGATGTCGA AATACTCTGCAGCACCCCAGAGTACGAAGTCGTCATGACCCAGGGTGCAGTCGTGGTGAGCACCACGGTGTTCGATCTCTCCCTGACGACGGCGAAGATCCGGGCCCGCCACAGGCTCCTCAAGTATTTCAGGGGCGCTAATGACCAAG GCTTGGAGATTCCCGTACTGCCGGTGAGTGTCATCCAGACGTACGTTCCCACCGACCTGTTCCGCGAGGTGACCCTGTCCATACCCCTCCCCCCGGACCTGTGGGACAACATACCCAAACCACTAGACAGCAAG GCCAGTGGACGGAAGGACCATGACCAAAGTGGCCATTTTCGCGATGACCGACCGAATTTTCGACCTCTACACGAAGGTGGAGGGTATCGAGAGAAGTGTAAAGTTGCGAGTACCTTCCTGCTTGCAGTCATTCAGTCCGGAGAACTGGGAAAAACTTGATACAAAACTCCCGAATGTCGACAGCTACGTCGATCTCACTAGAGCCGAGCCTGGTGAAAACTTCTGTAATG CACCACGTTGTCCATGGCCAGAGTACAAGGTGATACAGAAGTACGATAGCCCGATGGAGAAGCGAGAGTACCCCGGCTTGCCTCTCGTGTTCGCCGCCGCACCAACTTGTCATCTTGACGCTGCATACGGGATGGCCCAGCGCGCAATCTACGATAAACTCAACG CTTCTGGCCTCGTGAAGGGGAAGCCTTTCCGACTGTTTGACTCGGCAATGGGACGGATATACCAGAAACAGCCAGGAGAGGACGAGTGCAACAAAGTTTTCGTGCAATCCATTCTTGTCCCGGAAGACGTGCTTGCATCGGAAAAG CTTCCCGACTTTTTGGGACAAGAACCATTTGACGACGACATCATGATGGAC CTGAAGGTGTACCGGCGGAACTATCCCGGGCCTATAACAGGTTACGTGCGGCACTTTGGTGGCTTTGCTGATGAAGAGGAGATCTACCGCCAGGGCAAGGCGCTGAGGGAGGACCTGGACAGTCGCGGGTTGTGTTACCTGTACAATACGCTATACACTGTCGAGTACAACAGGGGGTCCCGCATGTTTGATCGCCACAATGAG GTCATGTTTTTGGCGTATGAGGCAGAGCAGTGTAAGCCTGAGAAAATTCTTCATCTTGAACCGCCCTCACACAG TGATGAAATGAAGCGCCGCGACCTGCTCTTTCCTTCCCTGGATGATCTGTGCCGGGACAACGAGTGTGCGGAAAGACAACCCGTCAGGAGGTTCGAGAACTTCATCGAGGAAAAAGTGGAGATAC CTGGCAGTTCTGTCTGCGCCAAACAAAAGTTCTGCAACAGTGTCCGCGAAGCGACTAAGCAAGCTGTCTCCAAGCTCCTGTCCTACTTCAACGGCTACAACAAGCAGCAACAAAGGATGGATATGCCAAGGCCACTGTTTCACTAC ATCAACTTGACGAGTATTGGGAAACCAGGGTGCAACAAGGAGATGATGACGTGCAGTTTTGTTCCCAAGCGTTTCGCAGCAGATCCTCCGGCACCCGTGGGCAAAGAT GTCATAATGTACGGAGCCACGGAACTGAACGGTTACGTCATGCCTTTCGGGGACTTAAACGACGACCAGATCATCAGTACTATGATAGGATTCAACAAAACATTGGCTGGTCTGGAGAAGTTTGGTATAGAGTACGATAAG CTGACTTTCGGAATTATGGAGTATTTTGCAGAAGATGAAGGGTTTGAGCACAATGCACTCTTTGTTCCCAAACTGCAAAAAGGCATCGTTGTTGCTGAAGAG GGCAATCTTGTGGGACCAACAGACACCGGAAAGGGAAACCAAATACACACCTTTGTACAGGACATGGGCGACAATATCCATGAAATCCAGATGATTCCCA AGTTGTATGCTTGTGTAGAAATTGAGACGTGCAATAACCTGTACTCCCGCAAGGCTATGGTTGCTCTGCACGATTATTTCGGCGGCAACAATGATGGAAATGTGAATCTCGGACGCCCGTCTCATCTTTTCTACCACGTG ACTCAAAAGACAATTGAAGGCTGCTCATACGGACTGTCAGGCTGCTCAGCCATTCCAGAGGAACTCTATGAGAAGACACCAAAGCCTACCAACGAACGG GTGACAATCTTTAATGCTACCAGACTTCCCGGTCTCGGGTACGCTACTACTCTACCAGGCATGCCGGATGGAGAGAAGTTCGGCAATGCCTTTCAGAAATTGACAACAACGCTTGATAAAAAAGATCTGCTCGTTAGTGGG TATGCAGGTTTCTTCTTCCGGGAAACTTATCCGTTCGACACAAGTGACGAGCCATGGTACATTGCCTACTGGAAGAAG CGCGCGGAGTCTGGAAGTGAAGCGTCCGATGAAGAAGACACGGAGATGCCGACGGAAGGTCAGACCGAAGAGAAGACGGAGGACGAGAAAGGACAGGAGATGCCCACAGCAGTATCTGAA GCTTCCAACACTGCGATGCCCGACCAAGCTGACGACGCCGCAGTACCGGCGACAGAGGCGGCGGCCATGGGCAGTCCTGCCGCGACCGAGGAGAGATAA